A window of Hymenobacter aerilatus contains these coding sequences:
- a CDS encoding GNAT family N-acetyltransferase, whose amino-acid sequence MLFTLRPWTLDDLASLVHHANDWEVARHLIDAFPHPYTVADGQAYLAFATSPAMSRCIFAIEVAGQAVGSIALHPQTDIHRHNAELGYWLAQPFWGQGISTQAVQQMVNYGFQTFTITRIFARPFGTNYASHRVLEKAGFTLEARFPQTLYKNGEVLDEWVYGVRRSPQPI is encoded by the coding sequence ATGCTCTTTACGCTTCGCCCTTGGACCTTAGACGACTTAGCTAGCTTGGTACACCATGCCAACGACTGGGAAGTAGCCCGCCATCTGATCGACGCTTTTCCGCACCCCTATACCGTAGCGGACGGGCAGGCCTACCTGGCGTTTGCAACCAGTCCAGCAATGTCCCGCTGCATCTTTGCCATCGAGGTGGCGGGCCAGGCAGTGGGCAGCATTGCCCTGCATCCGCAAACCGATATTCACCGCCATAATGCCGAACTGGGCTATTGGCTAGCGCAGCCTTTTTGGGGACAGGGCATCAGCACGCAGGCCGTCCAGCAGATGGTGAACTACGGCTTTCAAACCTTTACCATCACGCGCATCTTCGCGCGGCCCTTTGGTACCAACTACGCCTCGCACCGTGTACTAGAGAAGGCCGGCTTTACGCTGGAAGCCCGTTTCCCGCAGACGTTATACAAGAACGGCGAAGTACTGGACGAATGGGTATACGGGGTGCGGCGTAGTCCACAGCCAATCTAA